Proteins co-encoded in one Pseudomonas beijingensis genomic window:
- a CDS encoding PepSY domain-containing protein has product MKTLTALFTAAALTLTAGLAQADVRIDQVPQLVKDGKIKSLESMNEEALKLHPGATITDTDLDNHFNGYEYEVELKTADGKEFDVDFDATTGKVLSNKQDT; this is encoded by the coding sequence ATGAAAACTTTGACTGCCCTGTTCACCGCTGCCGCCCTGACCCTCACCGCTGGCCTGGCCCAGGCGGATGTACGAATCGACCAGGTTCCCCAATTGGTCAAGGACGGCAAGATCAAGTCCCTTGAATCGATGAATGAGGAAGCCCTGAAGTTGCACCCAGGCGCCACCATCACCGACACCGATCTGGACAATCACTTCAACGGTTACGAATATGAAGTGGAACTGAAAACTGCCGACGGCAAAGAGTTCGACGTTGATTTCGATGCAACCACCGGCAAAGTCCTGTCGAACAAGCAAGACACTTGA
- a CDS encoding transporter has translation MNHSIDQSHRDPDLFGLLYGFRFRPGERGREIDSAQALLSLQQPQDADEFLWLHLNLAHAACERWMKSHLALPQEFFEALHEGSRSTRIEHVDSALLAVVNDVVFNLSNLVSSDVSTLWVCVHSRLIISARLQPLHSVDKLRSSVKAGECFRSPLELLVHLLRDQGEVLTQIVRKTSLSVDQIEDQLLSSRVSNNRAELGAQRRVLVRLQRLLALEPGSLLRLLNRPPQWLQKEDVKELRKSTEEFALIINDLTALGERIKLLQEEIAANLNEQSNRTLFTLTVVTVLALPINIIAGFFGMNVGGVPLASDPEGFWILVALVATFTVIAGRWAFRKRRDY, from the coding sequence ATGAACCACAGCATCGACCAAAGCCATCGCGATCCGGACCTGTTCGGCCTGCTTTATGGGTTTCGTTTCCGCCCCGGCGAGCGTGGTCGGGAGATCGATTCGGCCCAAGCCCTGCTAAGCCTGCAACAACCGCAAGACGCCGACGAATTCCTCTGGCTACACCTGAACCTGGCTCACGCGGCCTGCGAGCGCTGGATGAAGAGTCACCTGGCCTTGCCCCAGGAGTTCTTCGAAGCCCTGCACGAAGGCTCGCGCTCGACTCGCATCGAACATGTGGACTCGGCATTGCTGGCAGTAGTGAACGATGTGGTGTTCAACCTCAGTAACCTGGTGTCCTCGGATGTATCGACATTGTGGGTGTGCGTGCACAGTCGGTTGATCATCAGCGCGCGCCTGCAACCGTTGCACTCGGTCGACAAGCTGCGCTCATCGGTCAAGGCCGGCGAGTGCTTTCGCTCGCCACTGGAACTGCTGGTGCATCTGCTGCGCGACCAAGGCGAAGTGCTGACCCAGATCGTGCGCAAGACCAGCCTCAGCGTCGACCAGATCGAAGACCAGTTGCTGTCTTCGCGCGTGTCCAACAACCGCGCCGAGCTGGGTGCCCAACGCCGCGTGCTGGTGCGCCTGCAACGCCTGCTGGCCCTGGAGCCAGGCTCGTTGCTGCGCCTGCTAAACCGCCCACCGCAATGGTTGCAGAAGGAAGACGTCAAGGAACTGCGCAAATCCACCGAGGAGTTCGCCCTGATCATCAACGACCTCACCGCCCTGGGCGAGCGGATCAAGCTGCTACAGGAAGAGATCGCCGCCAACCTCAACGAACAAAGCAACCGCACGCTGTTCACCCTGACGGTGGTCACGGTGCTGGCGTTGCCCATCAACATCATTGCCGGTTTCTTCGGCATGAACGTCGGCGGCGTACCGCTGGCCAGTGATCCCGAGGGTTTCTGGATCCTGGTGGCGCTGGTGGCAACTTTCACCGTGATTGCAGGCCGATGGGCGTTTCGCAAGCGGCGCGATTATTGA
- a CDS encoding glycerophosphodiester phosphodiesterase, whose amino-acid sequence MPVTFTRSALVLSLLLGFGQTQASEAPSPKALATLQGIPHPAVIAHRGASFDAPESTAAAYKLARDLGADYLELDLQRSKDGVLFVLHDDSLLRTTDVASKFPERKDSTANEFTMAELKTLDAGSWFNTAYPDRARPSFVGLKILTLDEVINIAEGNPQQKPGLYIETKEPKLFPGIERDLKDKLQDRGWLSPAGSKLAKRAIGVGQGKGKVVLQTFEKSSLELLHKEMPKVPKILLLWVGEGNIEPKSKVTFAESGETDKAVYYAKQEPKDKAEFEQWVQYAKAHGAIGTGPSAALTHGGSQSYSDLVQPWMNQYTHDQGLLVHVYTVDEPVDFKKVMEAGVDGIFTNRSSELLKYFKRPETGSVTQLLEKNGY is encoded by the coding sequence ATGCCTGTCACCTTCACCCGCAGCGCCTTGGTGCTGAGCCTGTTGCTCGGCTTCGGTCAGACACAAGCCTCCGAAGCCCCGAGCCCCAAGGCCCTGGCAACCCTTCAAGGCATTCCACACCCGGCGGTCATCGCCCACCGCGGCGCCTCGTTCGACGCGCCAGAATCCACCGCCGCCGCCTACAAGCTGGCCCGCGATCTGGGCGCCGACTACCTGGAACTGGACCTGCAACGCAGCAAGGACGGGGTGTTGTTCGTCCTGCATGATGACAGCCTGCTGCGCACCACGGATGTCGCGAGCAAGTTTCCCGAACGCAAGGACAGCACCGCCAACGAATTCACCATGGCGGAACTCAAAACCCTCGATGCCGGCAGCTGGTTCAACACTGCCTACCCGGACCGCGCTCGCCCTTCGTTCGTCGGCCTGAAAATCCTGACCCTCGATGAAGTAATCAACATCGCCGAGGGCAATCCGCAGCAAAAACCGGGGCTGTACATCGAGACCAAGGAGCCGAAGCTGTTCCCCGGCATAGAGCGCGACCTGAAGGACAAACTGCAGGACCGCGGTTGGCTGAGCCCCGCCGGGTCCAAACTGGCCAAGCGCGCCATCGGTGTCGGCCAGGGCAAGGGCAAAGTGGTCTTGCAGACCTTTGAAAAAAGCAGTCTCGAACTGCTGCACAAAGAGATGCCGAAGGTGCCGAAGATCCTGCTGCTGTGGGTGGGCGAAGGCAACATCGAACCCAAGTCCAAGGTGACGTTTGCTGAGTCCGGCGAAACGGACAAGGCCGTCTATTACGCCAAGCAGGAACCCAAGGACAAGGCCGAGTTCGAGCAGTGGGTCCAGTATGCCAAGGCCCATGGCGCCATCGGCACTGGTCCTTCGGCGGCGTTGACCCATGGCGGCAGCCAGAGTTACTCGGACCTGGTGCAGCCGTGGATGAACCAGTACACCCATGACCAGGGTCTGCTGGTGCATGTCTACACCGTGGATGAGCCGGTGGACTTCAAGAAAGTGATGGAGGCCGGCGTCGACGGCATCTTCACCAATCGATCCAGTGAACTGCTCAAATACTTCAAACGTCCCGAAACAGGCAGTGTGACGCAACTATTGGAGAAGAACGGTTACTGA